The nucleotide sequence CCGATTGCCAATGATTCATCAGAAAGGTTGCAGTTCCAGACACGAAGAAATTCTACTTGTGAAGACTGCATTGAGATGACTTCTTTGTCACCCTGGTCTTCTTTTTGGAATAGCCATCCCCCATCCTCTATGATAAGCTCATCCAGTTCTTGCATCATGACAATGCTACTTGGTAACTGAACAATTCCACAATTACAAAGATATAATGTTCGAAGTCGAGTaagattttgaaaagaaaatggcAATTCCTTTATGGGAGTTGTATACAGGTGAACTTGTCTTATATTTTCCATCTCTCCTAATATTTTTGGAAAACTCTCAAGGTTATCACAATATGAAAGATCAAGAACTTCTAGCGAAGCAAACTTGAGAGGTGGAATACTCTTGAGCTTGCGGCAATATCTAACACTGAGGACTTTGAGATTATTTGGAAACCGATCCACCACAAGTGGAAAACACTCAAGATTATGACAATATGAAAGATTGAGTTCTTCTAGCGAAGCCAAATTGAGAGGCGGGATACTCCTAATATTGCTGCAATTTGTAACTCTCAAGATTTTAAGTTTCTTCAGCTGTCCATCCACAATAGGTGGAAAACTCTTGAGACTATCACAATAAGAAAGATCGAGTTGTTCCAGCGAATCTAATTTGAGAGGTGGAATACTCTTGAGCTTGTGGCAATATCTAACATTAAGGACCTTAAGTTTACCCAGCAACCCATCTACCACATGTGGAAAACTCTCGAGGCCATCACAATATGTAAGATTAAGTTCTTCTAGGGAAGTCAACTTGAGAGGTGGGATACTTTGGATGCGGTTGCAACTTATAACTCTGAAGATTCTAAGTTTCTCTAGCATCCCATCCACCACAGGTGGAAAACTCACAAGACTATCACAATATGAAAGATCAAAATGTTCCAGTAAAGCCAACTTGAGAGGTGGAATGCTCCTGAGCTTGCTGCAATATATAATACTCAAGAATTGAAGTTTATCCATAAATCCATCCACCAAAAGAGGAAAACTCTCGAGATTATCACAATATGAAAGATCAAGTACTTCTAAAGAAGCCAACTTGAGAGGTGGAAAACTTTTGAGTTTGTTGCAACCTTTGACGCTCAATACTCTAAGTTTACCCAAAAATCCATCCACCACTGTTGGAAAACTCTCGAGACTATCACAATATGAAAGATCAAGTTCTTCCAGTGAAGCCAACTTTAGAGGTGGGATACTCTTGAGATTGCTACAACTTTTAACTCTCATAATTTTAAGTTTCTCCAACATCCCATCCACCACATGGGGAAAACTATCAAGACTATCACAGTATGAAATATCGAGAAGTTCCAGAGAATCCAACTTCAGAGGTGGAATGATCCTGAGCTTGTGGCAGTATCTAATACTTAGGAATTTAAGGTTCTCCAACAGCTGATCAACCACAGGCGGAAAACTCTCAAGACTCTGACAATTTGAAAGATCTAGTTCTTCTAGAGAAGTCAATTGAAGAGGCGGAATGCTCTTGATATTAATGCAACTTTTAATACTCAAGAACTGAAGTTTCTTTAGCAAGCCGTTCATCACTGGTTGAAAATTCTCAAGACTATCACAATATGAAAGATGCAGTTCCTTTAGCGAATCTAACTTGAGAGGTGGGATACTAATAATACTGTTGCAGCAAAAAactttgaggattttaagtttacCCAACAACCCATCCACCACGGGTGGAAAACTCTCAAGGCTATTGCAATATGAAAgatcgagttgttccaaagcaCCCAACTTGAGAGGTGGAATATTCTTGAGCTTGCAACAATATCTAACACTTAGGAGTTTAAGTTTATCAAGAAACCCATCTACAATGACTGGAAAACTTGTGAGACTATTACAATATGATAGATCGAGTTCTTCTAGTGAAGTCAACTTGAAAGGTGGGATACTTTTGATATTACTGCAACCTATAACTCTCAAGATTTTAAGTTTCTCCAGTAACCCATCCACCACAAGTGGAAAACACTCGAGACTATCACAATATAAAAGATTAAGTTCTTCAAGTGAAGCCATCTTAAGAGGTGGAATACTCCTAATAGTGTTGCAATTTTTAACACTCAAGGTTTGAAGTTTATTAAGAAACCCATCTACCACATGTGGAAAACTCTCGAGACTATCAATATATGAAAGATCGAGTTCTTCTAGCGAAACCAACTTGAGAGGTGGAAGACTCTTGAGCTTCTTGCAACTTCCAACTCTCAAGATTTTAAGTTTAGCTAACAACCCAACCGAGTCATCCATTGTAATTAAGTTCTCACAATATTGAAATGAAAGTTCTTCTAAATTTAGGAGACCAGATATGTCGGGCATCCGTGCTAAGAATCCACAATTATCTATATTTAAAACTTTCATATTTTGGAacttctgcaaaaaaaaaaaaaaaaaaaaaagaagaagaacagCCAAACTAGTAAGAATGGATTAATATTCGAGTAATTTATTGATATAAGATGGgggatataaaattcatcacacTTGCCTTCTTTAAGAAATCTCCCCACACAAATGATGTAAAGTCAAAGGCAATTTTGCAGATGGCAAGTTTCTTGGGATAAAAATCAGATGGTACACCTCCTGAAGGATATTTCCGCCATTCCAGAATTCTCAAACTATTTGGAAGATATTTGGGACTTTCAGAAAAAGCACCATGCCTAATAATTAGCGTTCTGAGGTTTTCCATCTTCTTGAAAGCCTCTTCATCCCATTTTACTTCAATGGAGGAATCCAAATATATGATTTCAATTTTACTTGTTCccttttaacacaaaaaaaaaaaaaaaaaaaaaaaaaaaaacacaaatcaaccCCATATACATGTATATATGCTAGAGCTTAATATTATAAAGGGAAAATTTGTCAAGTAGGCATTAGTGACCGTAATAATGAACAAAGCTAAATCAAGGTTGAAGTTGAAAAGAAGAATCATCCATGCGAATTTTATTCACTCTCACCGTATTTTCTTCTAAAACTTGAACTATATCTTCAGGGCACCATAACCTACTGCGCTTTCCAGGCTCTTTCGGTGATTCTTGTCTAACAATTTCTTTTCCCATGTCCTCTATCACATCATGTAATGTTACGCTACGAGACTCGGTTATCTTTATGAGAGATTTCTCCACTAACACCTGCATGTGATCTTCCATGTTGTCACCATGATGAGCATGAAGCATTTTATTGACGATTGTCAAATCATATCCTTTGAAGCAACAAGCAATATCAAGAAAAAcacttttctcttcttcttccaaagCATCAAAGCTCACTTTTAGCAACGTTTGCATCTTTTTATCAGGAATCCTTTCATAACGATCTAATGTAGATTTACATTGTTCTACTGTTTTATGAAATAAGTGAGAACCTATTACTTCTAAAGCCAAAGGAAGGCCAGAAGCATGAGTCAAGGCACGATTCAAAACATCCGCATAATTTGGACAAACTTTGTTGGTTTTAAATGCTTTTTGTCTAAGCAATTCAAAAGCATCCTTCTTGTTCAATTCATGGACCTCATACGTACTTTCAACCCCGTGAGACAATAGCAACCCTTTGTCCCGGGTTGTGATGATGACTCTACTGCCGAGACCATACCAATCATTTCCTCCAGCAATTGCATCCAATTGTTTCTGCTCGTCGA is from Medicago truncatula cultivar Jemalong A17 chromosome 1, MtrunA17r5.0-ANR, whole genome shotgun sequence and encodes:
- the LOC11443802 gene encoding TMV resistance protein N, coding for MASSSSSFTYDVFLSFRGTDTRYTFTGHLYKALHNKGIMTFIDDDHLQKGDQITPSLLKAIENSRIAIVVLSKNYASSSFCLQELCKILENGGLVWPVFYEVEPSNVRKLSGSFGEAMAVHEVRYSDDVDRLEKWKKGLYQVANLAGFHYKNGDGYEHEFIGKIVEQVSREIKPLTIPVVEYRVGLEPQRKNVLSLLNVGCDDRVAKVGIHGIGKTTLALEVYNLIVHQFESSCFLENIQENSEKHGLIYLQKIILLEIIGEKEIELTSVKQGISVIQQRLRKKKVLLLLDDVDEQKQLDAIAGGNDWYGLGSRVIITTRDKGLLLSHGVESTYEVHELNKKDAFELLRQKAFKTNKVCPNYADVLNRALTHASGLPLALEVIGSHLFHKTVEQCKSTLDRYERIPDKKMQTLLKVSFDALEEEEKSVFLDIACCFKGYDLTIVNKMLHAHHGDNMEDHMQVLVEKSLIKITESRSVTLHDVIEDMGKEIVRQESPKEPGKRSRLWCPEDIVQVLEENTGTSKIEIIYLDSSIEVKWDEEAFKKMENLRTLIIRHGAFSESPKYLPNSLRILEWRKYPSGGVPSDFYPKKLAICKIAFDFTSFVWGDFLKKKFQNMKVLNIDNCGFLARMPDISGLLNLEELSFQYCENLITMDDSVGLLAKLKILRVGSCKKLKSLPPLKLVSLEELDLSYIDSLESFPHVVDGFLNKLQTLSVKNCNTIRSIPPLKMASLEELNLLYCDSLECFPLVVDGLLEKLKILRVIGCSNIKSIPPFKLTSLEELDLSYCNSLTSFPVIVDGFLDKLKLLSVRYCCKLKNIPPLKLGALEQLDLSYCNSLESFPPVVDGLLGKLKILKVFCCNSIISIPPLKLDSLKELHLSYCDSLENFQPVMNGLLKKLQFLSIKSCINIKSIPPLQLTSLEELDLSNCQSLESFPPVVDQLLENLKFLSIRYCHKLRIIPPLKLDSLELLDISYCDSLDSFPHVVDGMLEKLKIMRVKSCSNLKSIPPLKLASLEELDLSYCDSLESFPTVVDGFLGKLRVLSVKGCNKLKSFPPLKLASLEVLDLSYCDNLESFPLLVDGFMDKLQFLSIIYCSKLRSIPPLKLALLEHFDLSYCDSLVSFPPVVDGMLEKLRIFRVISCNRIQSIPPLKLTSLEELNLTYCDGLESFPHVVDGLLGKLKVLNVRYCHKLKSIPPLKLDSLEQLDLSYCDSLKSFPPIVDGQLKKLKILRVTNCSNIRSIPPLNLASLEELNLSYCHNLECFPLVVDRFPNNLKVLSVRYCRKLKSIPPLKFASLEVLDLSYCDNLESFPKILGEMENIRQVHLYTTPIKELPFSFQNLTRLRTLYLCNCGIVQLPSSIVMMQELDELIIEDGGWLFQKEDQGDKEVISMQSSQVEFLRVWNCNLSDESLAIGLMWFANVKELYLSWSKFTILPNCIEKCHFL